In Rhodopirellula sp. P2, the DNA window CATCAAGCGGCCCAGCAAGGCGGCGATGTCGTTTTGGGTCCTGTCACATCACTGAGCGCCGCCGGAAAGGATTGAAAGCGTCCCCGGCAAGATTTCCGCGGCAGAACGTCCAACCAAAGAACAAATTCACCCTCCTGGCAGGAGGGTCGAGCGAAGCGAGGGGAGGTCGAACGCCAACACCCCGCAACCAACTGAGCCCCTCAGCCCCCCCGTGTCTCCACCCACCGTAGCCGACTGAGGCCCTCAGTCGGCCCGAGCGCAACCCACCGCCGCCTCCTCGTCCTGCATCAACCGATCCAACGGACTGACCACCTTCGCCTCATGTGGATTTCGCACGTGCGTGTAAATCTCCGTCGTCTTCACATCGCTGTGTCCCAGCAACTGCTGAATCTGGCGAATGTCCGTCCCCTGCCACAACAGATGCGTCGCAAAACAATGGCGAAACGTGTGGCTCGTCACATGCTTCAAAATCCCCGCCTGCTCCACCGCGCGTCGCAAGTGAGTTGGGAAGGTGCTCGCGTGCAAGTGATGACGGTGGATGCGGCCGGTTCTCGGATCCCGTGACAATCGGTGCGACGCAAACAGATACTGCCACTTCAGTTCACGATGCGCCGACGGATACTTCCGGTCCAACGCATACGGCAGATACACCGAGGCCGTGCCGTTGGCCAAATCATGTTCGTGCAGAGCCTCGCGAGTCTTAACAAAACGCCGCAGCGGTTCAATCAAATCATCTGGCATCGGAACCAATCGGCTCTTGTTGCCCTTGGACTGACGAATCTCGATTTGCTTGTTCGCGAAATCAATGTCCTTGACCCGCAACCGATGCGCCTCACTGATCCTCATCCCGCATCCATACAGCAACTTCGCGATCACCAGATACACGCCCTCGAGTCCCTCAAACACTTGGCCGACCTCACCAGGTGACATCACCGTGGGGGCCATCGAATCCTTGTTCGCACGGATCGCTTCGATCTTCCCCATCTCACGCTTCAGCACCAATTCGAAAAACTTCAGCAAAGAATGAAACGCTTGGTTCTGAGTCGACGGAGAAACGTTGCCATCGACCGCCAAATCCGTCAGGTGAGCCTCCACGTCAGAAGCGTGAATCCGGTCGAAATCCGCCAAACAATTCAGCCCACGATCCGCCATGAATGCTTTCAGCTTCCTCACGTAGCTGCGTTCGGTCGCGATCGCCAAACCAGCTCGACGCATCGATCGACGGAACTCCTGAATCGCATCCATCTCATTGGGATTGATCTTGCCGACCACATCGTCAATCGAATCCAACCCGCCTGTTCTCGCTTGCTCGATCAGGATGATCTCGCCCATCTTTTTCTTCAGCGGCAACAGGTCGTTCACCTCTCGACGCTGGATCGTCTCACGGTACTGAATCAAGCCTTCGATGATCTTCATCCGCTTCCAAGCCGGCACCTCCGCATCGCGACGTGACCGCAAGAACGCAATCACATCATCGGACGAAAACTTCCAATCCGGTTCCGTCTTCCGCCCGTGAAATTGGCAAAGCTTTTGGAACCATATCTTCGCCCAACGCTGCTTCTGTTCGGCACTCGCCGGTTTCGAAAACGTTCCCATCACAACTCAACTCCCGCACCTGAACCGTGTCAATGCAATTCGTGTCATCCAACCTGCCACCTCAGCAAGTCGCTCACCTCGTCGTTCTGCAACCCAAGTGGCTGTTAGCCTGAGAACCCTCCCTCCCAACCCGCCGCGTAAGCGACGCGTGAACAACAAGTCACGATGTTAGCGGTGTGGCGCAAGCCGCCCGGTGAGAAACCGGAGGGCTCGCGTCCTTCCGCTATGCAGGTACGCAGGTGTCATCGGGTATGTGAGCCGTTTGGGCGTTAGCCCCGGTTGGACGTGGAAGCAACCACGCTTGCCAAGACATTTCAAATGCCGAAAGACTCCTGCCGACCTGTTTAGCGGTGTGGCGCAAGCCGCCCGGTGAGAAACCGGAGGGCTCGCGTCCTTCCGCTAAGCAGGTACGCAGGTGTCATCGGGTATGTGAGCCGTTGGCGTTAGCCACGGTTTTCACACGCAACCGGGGCGAACGCCCAAACGGCTCACATGGTTGTGCCCGATCATTCCAGCCGACCTGCTACGTCACTTGTTGTTCTCGTGGTTCGAAGCAAGGCCTCCCAGCATCTCCTCCTCCTGCCGATCAAAAATGAGATTCTTCCAAAACGCTCCAAACGCAACCAGAGACACCGCCTCCACATCAGCCACCAAAACTGTCTCGCGTGCGTGAACAAGCTAGGCGGGAAACTCGCGGAAACCACCGCTCAAAGCGTGCGTTTTTGTTCACCGGGTGCCAAAAAGCTTGCAAGCCGGGTGCGGATCCCCAACAATATGACGGGAATTCCACTGGACACTTTCGCGAGCATCAAAGGATGTAGCCCTTGGACTCGCGTTCGCCGTCATCTTGTCAGTTGAGATCAATGAGAGGGCGCAACGTCTTGGAAGCGTCTCGGTGAGAACAAGTCACCCACGTGGACGAAGTCCGCGCCAACTGATGAGAACAAGTGCTCGGAAGGCGACTTATTCCCACCGGCAAACAGTGTAGAATAAACCTCACCACTTATTCCCACCTGTCCAACAGGTGATAAACAAGTTCTGCCAATCGGAGGCAAAGGTAAACCAAGTGTCGCCAAATTCAATCATCGTCCTTCTACTTTCATTGCTATCCACTGGATCATTTGTGTGTGCACAAGATACCCAATCTCACATAGAGGCCCTTGAAGGGTCGTGGGCGGTGGTTGGCATTACAGCCAACGGAGAGTTGGTACCGCGAGAAGAGCTAATCGGCTTCAAATTCCGCTTTAGCAAAAAGGAACTCGTGTGGCTTTCCCCGGACGGAGAGAAAGTGGACGAATTCACGATCAAACTTGATACTTCACAGAAGCCGTTAGCCATCGAAATGGTGGAAACCCGAGAAGAAGATGGGGAAAAGTATGAGAAGACGACGTTGGCTATCATTGATTTGAAGCATGATAAGCTTCGAATCTGCATGCCCCCGCGCGGTGAAGCGAAAAGGCCGAAGTCGTTTGAATCAAAGAATGGTTCGTTCCTCAGTCTGATCGTATTGGAACGCATTAAGTCAAGTACTTCGGATACTGGCAGAACCAAGCCGTGAACCGGAGCGGCGAAGTCAGGCGGACTTGAAATGGACAATCTTTCGTCGCCGCCCGGTTACGGCGGACGTTATTCGATTGACTCATGCTCGTATCGGCGTACGAATCACTGCGACATGTGGGGCTCGATCCAATGCTCGTTCAGCATTCGATTCAGGTCGCGAGCAGCGTAGATTCCGTGCTCGCTTGCCGGTTCGAATTGTGCCCCAGGTTGCGGCTCGATCATCCGCGCAACTTGCCGCGCCAACGTCGCAAACCTGATACGATGAATTCCGAACCACGCAATTGTTTCGACGTCTTCCAGGATCGTGGTGCGCTCGCTCCTGCACCGGTCACGCGTGAACGAATAACCATTGCGTGCACACTGAGCGGTGGTGGAGACCAACCTCACTTTCCAATCACACTGACCGCCACCGCCAGGTGACGCTCACCGTTCTGCCAACGAGAGTCTATGGTTGATCGCGGTCAACACGAACTGAATCAACTCACCAAGCGTTTGTTGCTTTCGCGCAATCGCCCGAAGCGTCAATGGCTGATCGAACGGCTCGGCCACATCTGGTCGCCG includes these proteins:
- a CDS encoding integron integrase — its product is MGTFSKPASAEQKQRWAKIWFQKLCQFHGRKTEPDWKFSSDDVIAFLRSRRDAEVPAWKRMKIIEGLIQYRETIQRREVNDLLPLKKKMGEIILIEQARTGGLDSIDDVVGKINPNEMDAIQEFRRSMRRAGLAIATERSYVRKLKAFMADRGLNCLADFDRIHASDVEAHLTDLAVDGNVSPSTQNQAFHSLLKFFELVLKREMGKIEAIRANKDSMAPTVMSPGEVGQVFEGLEGVYLVIAKLLYGCGMRISEAHRLRVKDIDFANKQIEIRQSKGNKSRLVPMPDDLIEPLRRFVKTREALHEHDLANGTASVYLPYALDRKYPSAHRELKWQYLFASHRLSRDPRTGRIHRHHLHASTFPTHLRRAVEQAGILKHVTSHTFRHCFATHLLWQGTDIRQIQQLLGHSDVKTTEIYTHVRNPHEAKVVSPLDRLMQDEEAAVGCARAD
- a CDS encoding TIGR03067 domain-containing protein, with the protein product MCAQDTQSHIEALEGSWAVVGITANGELVPREELIGFKFRFSKKELVWLSPDGEKVDEFTIKLDTSQKPLAIEMVETREEDGEKYEKTTLAIIDLKHDKLRICMPPRGEAKRPKSFESKNGSFLSLIVLERIKSSTSDTGRTKP